DNA sequence from the Sylvia atricapilla isolate bSylAtr1 chromosome 27, bSylAtr1.pri, whole genome shotgun sequence genome:
TCACTAGACTCGCCATGCTGGGACTGGGAAGATgaagagagggagaggcaggatTTACCCCCTCCTCCACCACTGCCACCTCCTCCACCTGATGTTTTACCACAGGTTCCACCTCCTGTTTTCCCTccactccctcctcctccactttCAGAAGAGGAAGATCTTCCATAGGATCCTCCAGATTTTCCTCCGCTGCTTCCTCCACCTGAGGACCAACAGCTTCCTCTTCCTCCATGACTTCCACTACTTCCTCCATGACCTCCTCCTCCTGAAGATCCAccaccagctcctccctgtGAAGTGCTGTAAGGAGGAAGGGGTGTGTTACTTCTTTCTCACTTTTCATTATCCCAAATAATGGCACTTTCTGATGGTACTTaggggaagaaaaggcaaaTTGCAACTACAAAGACTTTTGGTATAAGTACAGCTTTGCATGCTGCCAGCTAAGATTTAGATTCCACATGAATTCTTGTGCTTGTAGTAAATATGCTGATGATTAATCCCTTGCACCAATTCCTAATACAAATATCGCTTCTGTCCTCTTTCCTTATTGAATGAATAGAAAGCTAATGAAGTGATGCCTGTACCTAATATCCTGGGccccctcctgcagcagtgaccGGTACTGCTGGATCTCCTGCTCCAGGCGGGTCTTGATGCCCAGGAGCATCTTGTACTCCTCGTTCTGGCTCTCCATCTCACAGCGGATGCTggccagctcctcctccagggGCCCGATCATGCCCTggatctgctgcagctgcatgtTATAGCGACGTTCCGTGTCTTCCAGGTTGGATTGCAGAGAGTCTAtctgcaaagggaaaacaaaatgcagtgtTCGTGGGAATGTGGCAGGATTAGATCCTTCTTATGCCCAACATGAGAAAAGTCCCACATGGTGCTGTATGTGCCAAGGATCCTCACTGGCTGTCACAGCTGGCACCCTGATATTCCAGCAGCTCAGAGTTCTTTGCATGTCAGGGGATGAGGAGCAGTTGTTACCTACCTGACTGATCTGTGACTGCAGCTCAATTTCCAGGCTCTGAAATTCACGTCTCAGCACAGAGATCTGGTGGTTGCTTGATTCTATTTCCTGGGTACTTGAGTGGACTTGTTGACTCACTTCCTCcatctgaaaaattaatgtagGGAATTGGGGTTTCAGAGTGTTACCTACAGTGCCAACATGGCAGTTTATCATGGGGCCATAGGAACACAACAATTCGCAGGAGGGCCACTGGTAGGATGGGGCTGTTAAACTTGTATGACTTTGCCACAGCAATTCAAGCCCACTTGTGATTTACTTCATTTTGACCAAAGGGACTTTACTGTTATTTTGTAAAGTAATGGATGCGTGTCATTCCTCTACAGGAAGTTCTTACCAGGAGTTGTCACCATTTACCTTGCTTTCATACCACTTCTCAACCTCTGCACGGTTTTTCTGAATAATAGCTTCGTATTCTTGCCTCATCTCATTCAGTTTTTTCAGCAGAtcctctcctggagcagtgTTTATCTCAACATTCACATCCCCATTGGACTGGGATTGCAGCTGTTTcatttcctgcagggaaaatcCAGGCCCAAGGGCAATGAACAAAATTGGAGCCTTTCAACaacatatctatatatatatgtatgcatgtgtgtatatatgtatgtatgtttatgtgtgtgtatgtatgtatttggGGGGTCTGTGTTGCACTTATTTATACTTGACTTTCCAGTCATTGCTTGTTTTgggggctgagctcaggggcaccctggagcagcctggccctgcccctTGGTCAGTGTTTTGAGCACGGGATATCAGCTTCCCACATCTCCAGTGTGCATTTCAAGGAGCTGGCTCTTACCTCCTCGTGGTTCTTCTTGAGGTCGATGATCTCCTCCTTCAGAGACTCAAACTGCATCTCCAGGTCGGACCTGGTCAGGGTCAGGTTGTCCAGCAAGGGCCGCAGGCTGTTGAGGTCTCCCTCCACGTTCTGCCGGAGCCCGCTCTCCATCTCGTACCTGTGCCAGGGACAGTGCAGAGAGGtcagtcctgctcctggcacctCAGCCCTCCTCCTAACTGATGGTATTTATGGAAAATTCACCTGTCCCAGTATCAGTGTCTGGTTTTGTGTCTGTATTTTGGAGCATGTGGCATTTCTCAGCCATCAGAATTAGGAAATCATCAGCCAGTACTTACCATTTAATTGATAATATTACTTAATAACATAAAGGTATTGTTCTTTAtagtaaataaatttaaagtttAGTATTAATATTAAACTTCAATGTTAGAATGTGTTCTGTGGTCTCTTTCATCATCTCTTCTTACTGAAACTTTGTCCATGTTCCATCTATCTGCTTAACCTGACtttcagtgacagaaaaccccaatttttattttcttaaaaataaaactttttgtaagctctggctctgcagccaTAGGCAGCATTCCTATCAAAGATCACACTAGGAATACTGAAAATTTTGAAGTTTCACAAATCATTTCAGTTGCACTGCCATGGAAGCAGGAGGAAGCCAAGTCCCTGTGGATTGGTATTTGTTTATGGAATGAATCTATGAAACTATGTTCAggaaagcaggaggaaggaagtCAGTGCCTGTAAAAGAGCAATATGTATTTACTTTATTCTAAAGTCTTCTGCAGTCATCCTTGTATTATCCAGGTCCAAAAGTACCTTGTGGGTGtccacagctgcagccacaaTCTAGAAGAGAAACAATATATTGAGAAAATATTCCCTGTGAATCTCTCAGTCTGTCAGTGCTCAAATTTCTCTGACAAAGAACATCCTACCTGTTTTTGAAGTTCTTCAATTTTTTCATAATAGTGGCTGTAGTCCTTTGGGCCAATAGGACCTTGCTTCTGGTACCACTCCCTGATTAACTGTTCAAGCtgagcattttccttttctaaattcCTGACTGTCTCCATGTAGGAAGCCAGGCGTTCATTAAGGCTCTGCATGGTCAGCTTCTCATCGTTGGAGAGAATTCCCACATTCCCTCCATAAAAGCCACCACTGCCAAAGCTGCCACCACAGAAACCAGCACCACCTCCACCAAAGCCTCCTCCATAACCGCCCCCAAACCCACTCCCACCTGACCTGAAGCCCGTTCCCATGCTGCTGTGGCCCATTCCCCCTCCATAACATCCACCACCCAGTCTtcctccacagctgctgctgctcattccTCCTCCATAGCTACTGCACCTGCCAGAACCACCACCTCCTCCACCATAGCTGCTCCGGGAGCTTCCtcctccacagctgctgccagaagaCCTGCCACCACCACTTGTCCTGGAGGTGACTGTCATCGAGGAGGCCGAGGAACGTGAGCTGCCCCCTCCACCccctccactgctgctcccccGAAGGCAGCTCTTCAGGGGCTGCTTGGAGCCACAGCTCATAGTGGCAGCGGCAAATAACTCAGGTGAAAAGTCAAAGCTGGTCTTACAGTTGTTCTGGAATCATAGCTCCAAGTCCCAGCCAACCTCCTCTGCATTTATACCTGAGACAGTGGGTGTCACCGTGGAAGGGAGTACCCGCTTTCCATGTGTGGTTGCAAGCCCTAATTTGCCATAGGGAGATGCTTAGCAGTGGCAGGAAGCTTAACCCTTCCTCTCAATGTTTGTGACCATTTGTTTATTAACACAAAACATGTAATTTCTGTTGGGTGGCTCTGAATTAGGGAGATCACTGTTGAGATCTAGTGCACTGGCCTACAGTCATCCGAAACAAACTCATCCCACTCACCTCGTCCTGGTCACAGCCCTCCCAACACAACAACACACTGCCATGGTACAGGACAGCAATGGATGTTCCTATCTGTCTCCTAATGCTAAGATATTTGTCAAGGAATTCTGGCTGATTTTTTAATAGCTAACTGATGTTTTCATAGGTTTATCATTATCCTATGCTGTATGCTTCTTATTTGTAATCCTTTATTGCTTTATGCCTTTGGAAAGCGTAGTGCAGGATACCTGTTGTAGGTACACAGAACCACTCTGACTTCTTTGTAATATCTCATAAAAACTCAGTGAATAATGGCAAATATCACAGCAATTATCAGCAATTATTTCAATCATACCTCTATAATTGTGTTATATTGTATtataaataacaaattaatTATGGAAAAAGGTATCACAACAACTGCAGAACTGCTCTGTGTCAGGCTAAGGGAAGGAAGTGTAGTAGGTTGTTGCAGGGAAAATCCCTACACGTGCTTGGACCAAATGCAGGTACAGGATGGTTGAGAGGTCTGGGAAAGCTTTGAGGCTTGGGGCTGGTCTCTCCTGACATGGCTGGGAGTGTCATTGGTCATGTTCCTGAAGAGGTTTCAGAATTTTATCAGGATGTTTTCCCTATGTAGCACAAATACAGTACTTGGAGGAGAAAGGTAAAGTTCCTGGTTTGGGGATGAAGCCAATAAACTACACcaaacagcatttttccttcagattgGTTCTCCATTCACAGACACATCATGACCAAAAGTAGGAAATATTTGCTATCTTCCATTGTCTTCAAGATTGTATCTTTGCCCAATGCAGTGGATAGTTCAGCTGCACATCTGCCCTGTGAGCCCTCACAGCACCCTGAGCCCCAGACCAACATTCTCTGTTGGGTACCTCTcaccccttccctcctgcccaggtACATGATCCTTAGCAAATCTCAGCCTGTTACCTGTCACACCTTGTAGGTGGAACTCGTGTGATACCTAATTTCCTCTATTGATTTGGGATATTACTGTTTTCTCACTCAGCCtttgtggtggtggttgttgCTAATTAAGTTTTGTTTGTTACAGCAACTGTTTATGGAAACAGCTTTTGGTAGAGGCCCCTCCCAGCACACCCTGGCCCACGCAGAGGACATGCCTCACGTTCCACCTGCTGCTCCACTTCATCTCGGAAACATCCGAGGGAGCAGGgcctcccctgctctgcaggaattTAGATGGTTCTCCACAACACTCGGTAGAGTCTGGGGGATCATTTTCTCCCGTGAGAAATCCTCTTCTCCCAAAGTGAATGAAATTCTCTTCTATACTTTCAACTACTTTGGCTCAAGAAGCAGCTGGGTTATGTCCCATTTAACTCTTGCTTTGACACCCCTGATACAGAGACAAGGGAACAAATCGATGTTGTTCTGTGTAATTCTGCAGAAagattttgttgggtttttggtgggttttttttttttttcttctggaaagatGCTTATTACATCTTCTGTACCAGTCATTCCTTTTAAGAAGACCAatcttcctctcttcccttaACAAGAGAACATTTTTGGATGGTTTGAATATCAGTGAGGATGCTTGTGTGCAATTTCATAgcttcatttttaatatatggAAGGAAGATTTAATGCCATTTTCCCCCCTAGAACTTGTGCAGGCAATGTACTTCAAGAGTGAAACTAAGCTCcttaaaactgaagaaaccTGATGGATTCATCATGTCTGGAAATCCTGGCCAGGATCAGAGATAGATGTTACAGAACAAATGGTTCCTGAAAGGAACGTtttatttcagagctgctgtaaGGTGGAAGCTGGTTTATGGGTAGTaattttctctgcagttctgtCTCATAGTACTGTCCAGGCCCTTGCAACACACTGAACTTCCTGGGTGATCTTAGATAATGTTTCCAGCAAAATCCAGAGATGCTCCTGAAGTGCAGCTGGAGGGCTGGGAAACCTTCACATAAAAGTGATTGCAATAAACTTCAGGAACTGGAAGGATCCCCAGCAGTACCTGAGAAACGGGACAGTGAAATGTTACGGAAtctggggctggtgctgctcactgcagcagagccaaAAACTGGGCAGAGCCAAACTGCCatggggggtttggggatgtggaggaggagaaggaggaggaggcaggtgGCTCCACAGTTGTTAGCAATGAGgcctctcccttttcctgtgATGAAACTGTTATGAGCTCCTGCCCAAAGAGGAGGATGGACTATTTAAGCCTGAAGGActcacccagcactgacaggaATTCTCCCAGGATGGGCAGGAATTCACTCAGCATTTCAATGGCAGGGTTCCCgtgtgctctgcacagcccagatGTGTGTTGGCTGaagcagaggctgtgggagaATGAAGCCCTTTTCCTTTAGGagtgtggcagcagggaggggctggggcatAGCTCAGCCTGGAGGTGTGGGTGAGCACACACCAGCTCCTCTCAGCCCCCAGGACcacctttcccagctccacatCCACACCCTCCCCACACTGTTGTGTTTGGGAGAAACCTCCGAGGCTGCTGAGCAGATTTGTGGGGTCACTGGACTCTTGTTCCCCTTTTTGGTGCTTCACTGGGATCGTTTTCCATCCTTCCTGCTTCTGGTCAGGTCTTGTTGGAAAACTCAACCCTTGTATGTTGCTACACAGAGAAAAACTATGAAATATTTACCTTGGGAATATGACTCATTCTCATAATTGTATGTTATAAAATAACTCCCATTATATGATCATCAGGCAGTTTTATTAACACCAGATAATCCCATAGGATTTCTCCATAGTAGAAGAGAAAGCCAGGCAGTGTGACTCTGTTGGAGAGTGAACATCATTCTTGTTTGAACTCTGCTCTTCATTCCAGTGAGCTTCAGCTGCCTGACACTTAGCATGAAGCTGttctcttttccattaaaatttaaattatgaGGATCTTCTTCTTATCCAATAAAAAGCTAGATgttggaaaatggaaaaacctGATTTAGATCAGTTGTAATATATTAGAGGTCAATGATGTTTATTGTTTTAACAGTGGATTAACTGAGAGTTCTAGACAAAAAGTAATTCCTACCCAACAATTCATAATTGTTCACTTTGTAGTGAGGGCATAATGTATTTGGAATCTTCTGACTCCCCCACTAACACAGCTGTGGGTGCCTGGCAGCAGTTCCATCCAGAAATATTTGAGGTTGGAAATGCTGTCAGTTCCAGCAATTTCCAGCGAAAAGTGTGATTTTCTATGAATGCATTTTGTGATTAGAAATAATTCTGTCAAAGATGGTGCCTCATTCTTCTCCAGGCATGGGGCTCCAAACCAGTGTGCTTGGGTTCGTTCCCACAACCCAAACCACACGGTATTGTTTTAGATCTCAGTGATATTCTGTGAAAAATCATCTGTGAGTGTTTGCCTTGGCAGCACTGGGTGAAGGGTTGGACTTGAGGATCTTAGAGggattttccaacctaaatgattctgtgatttccttATTCCAAAAGCTATTTAGAGTGCTTTTTTTAAGTGAAGcgttttaaaatatctgttttgAAGTGAGAAAGTCCCCGCCTCTCCTGAGCTATTCTGCAAGACAGGGTGTAATCTTGGTGTCCACCCACACCCCAAGGTGTGTGGTCACAGGGAATATCCCTGGaatctgtccctgctgtgtccacTGGTCCAGTTCACCCACTGGTCGGTTAAAGCTGGACATGGCATGGACAGGTGACTGCTGCCATCCAGGGAAGGACAGTCAGGAGTGTCCAGTCCAGCAAACATCCCTCCTTTAGGAAAAGCATAATTCCTGCCTACATTCTACCTGATCTGTTACTCATTTGCTATTGCAGAGCCGAGTAGTGATGAAACATTAAAGAGCACCTTCAAAAGCTCCACCGCCCAACAGAGCGATGGTGGTTGTGATAGGAGCAGTAATTAGGTGACTCAGAGCCATAAAAGATCTTCAGAGCACAAACCCTTTGGTTTGGAGTTGCTTCATTGTGATTCTAAACAGCCCCTGGCCCATCTGTCCCTCTGGggtctcagctgctgctccatggaCAAGACCCTCATTAGCAAAGGGTCATTACAGCACGTTTACAACGGTGCTTTTTTTCGCTGTGCTCCCACCTAACAACACAATGCAAAACACTCCAGCACggtttggaaaacaaacaggtATTAGCAAACCGGTGGGTGAGTTTCAGTCTGGCGCCCGTCCCACGCGGGAGAACACCTGGGATCTGCGGGAGGAGGCGAGGGGACACCTGCACCATCCCTGAAGTCACAGGGTCACATCAGCATCACGGAGTGTGACCGTGAAATACCGGCGGGGTTGGAGCGGGATGCCAAGGGCTGGGGACGTGTTCCGCGGCGctgggatgtccccagcccGTCCCGCAGACCCGCTGCACCCCGctgcctctgctgggacacagccGAGCCCCCGGCGCTGCCTCTGCCGCAGGAGCCCTTCGGCAGCTCGGTGGGAGCCGAGTGCCCTCTAGAGagcacctgcagctcaggaTCATTCATCCTGCATCTGCAAATAGTCTCCAAATAAACCGTGTGGTGAAACGTGGAATGTGGTCGGGATGCCTCGGCATGGTGGGCACAAGGCTCGATGGCACAGAGGGAGTGTTGTTCACCCCACTAAAGGGCAGgggggctggacagggctgaAATTGCTGTAGATTATGGATCAGTGCATTTTTGTATCATTTTAATCACGTATCATTGTACTTCTTGTTGGATAGGCTAACAGCACCTACTCCCACATAGCCACAGCCAGGATTAGCTCGCCACTAATTTAGCGTCTCTGGGGCTCTTAGGAAAATGTAAGCTCCATTTTAAGCAGTCTCAGACCTCATTGGTCTCAGGTAACGCAGTTTGCACACccggggcagagcagggaccGGACAGCCCGCGCTCGGGACCAGGACACTGACAGGTCAGCGTTTCCTTTGGATCTGCCCGCTGGGAACAGCTGACCCCTgatggggagagctgggaagtgCCAGGATTTCCCAGGCACTTTCTCCATTTCCTTGTTCTTCAGCACAAGAACTGCACGTCAGTCAAGATTACTTATTATTCCAGCTGCTCTTAAGTTTTTGTGTGactttaaatacagaaatacagcgCTAATGGCAAACCTCTGCTTCAGACTCTGTTTAAACTGGACAGGTTTTGGATTGGCCAGTTTTGCCCTGCATTCTCCGGCATGTTCAATGTCTCTGtcttctgtggaaaacaaaataaaataaaacaaaaccaacccagtataggtattttaaatttctctttcctctgggaaaaacaaccaaacccaacccagtgtaaatattttcacaggTACTTTAGGTCGCTGTTTCATTCTGTGGTACAAGAGGGGCAGTGCCGATGGAGCAGAAGGTGAAAAGTCAGAAGCCAAATTCCCAGGATTTTAGTTTCGGTGAGCATCTGCCTCTCCCTCACGGAGGATCTGATTCACGCCTTCTGCCGGGAGGAGCGagcagcagctccggggctTTGTTCAGGGAtttgggcagctgcagggagaaatTCGAgtctgggaagagcaggaggagaccCCAGCCCGGCTGCAGGAAGGTGCAGTGCTGCCGGCAGGGTCCCCTGGTTCCTCTCCTCTGTCGGGATGAGCATCTCTGCTCCCGGCAGCGCCCGTCCCCGCCGCCTCCCGGCCGCCAGGGATCACTCTTGTCCCTTCTCCGCTTCCTCACAACCAAAATTCCGAACTCCCtttgctccttcccagctcctggcttaTGGCAGCGCAGGAACCGGCCACAGCAGACGCAGAAATGCTCTATTGTACGCGTGTGGCACAGTCAGGAGCGGGACTTGGGGAAATAAATTTGCCTTTatgtttcaaatgttttttaattgcTCGACACGTGTTTAAGTGTGAGAAATTTTTGTACCGTGTCACATAAGGTACAAAACCGGCTTCCGGGCCATCAGCTCTTTCTGTCCTGTGGGTGTCTCTGCACAGCTGTGGATGTCCAACCACCCCTTGGCTGTCTGATGAGCAGAGGAGGTTGCTGAGAACGTCTGCcatctcagctcctgctgctctgctgacagGCACCCAGGAGAGGAGGCACTGTCCTCGCAGGGTGCCCCTCCCCGAGCAGTGGTTTGACACAGCGTGggtctgctctgcccagggacagcacccCACTCACACTGCACGAGTCCCGGAGacaggcagggccaggagatACCTGCTGACATCTCCCCAGCACTAGCAAATCTCCCCGTTTAACACCTGACAcatctggagagcagctggagataAGCACCAGAGATGACTGCTCAGGTGGTACCTGTGTGTGGATACACACCTGCCTGAGCCTCGGAAATTTCTGTCACTGTTCTTTGGCTGACGagttccagctctgctggcttgTCTGACTACTCCCGTGCCACACAGGAATGGCCAACATCTGCCTCAGGCTGTGACAacagggaggagctggacaAGACCTGCCAGGTCAGCAAGAGCACTCTCTCCTGCTGGCAAAGCAGCTTTGTTCCCAGTGCAGGATGATCCTGACTGGTTTAGGTGACCCTTGTTCATGGATCAGCACTTGGTGTTTGAAAGGAACTCAGTTTCAGACACAGATTCTTGATTGCAGGCAGAAGCAAAGTTTTATTAGAGACATTTTTCACCAGCAGGTACCTAAGTGACCTGACTAACTCAGGTAACTTCTAGAGGTTACAGCATTGCAGAACAGAAGAGCAGAACAGAGGAGGTGGCTTCTGACACCCCCTTTAGCTACGTGGCCAAGCGTCGCTGAGTTACTTCTACTTTCTCTGCACAGAGGGTGCAGTGAACACGGACTCTTCTCGGGTTGTCTGTGGGTTTCCCTGTCACCTTCCAGTCCGTTTCTTCTTAATCACAAATTCTCCTGCAGGTCACtggagaaaaaacacagcaatgtTATTCAATTGGAACACAAGTAAAATCCTTCATATAATAGAAATCAGATCTTGGTAGTGCCCTTATTTCTGGAATGCACTGCTAAGCTGGTGCAGCTGGCAGCAACCTAGGAAGCTCCAGAAATTCCctaaataatttgctttaatgggatttttcaCTTGTAAAGTTATAGCTTTACTCGTCTTTTCACTCTTTCCAGACTCTTTCGGTAAGCTTTGGCTGTTGTCTTCTTCACTTCTTCCAGATCTTCCCATCATGCTTTATTTCCCTGGCCTTCTCTGCATTCAACTGCTCCTTTTTGTCTCCCATTTGCTTCCTGCACCCCATGTTCAGTCCAAGCTCTCTTTAAACCCATTTCTCAGTGACATCACCACTGTAACAGATCCCTCCTTTAGCACAGTGACCCTGAGATGACATCTATGACATTCCCAGGAATGTGCTGTCTCCTGGCCTTAGAGCACAAGGAAATGAACAAAGCCAGTTTTCCCTTTGTGAAAACACAGTCCTTACCTTGTATGTCTCCGGTCTTGCAGGGTGGGacctggggctggcagtgggcaGCTGAAGTTGTTGTGTAGGTGTGGCTTGTCCTAATGACCCCTCCACCAGTTCCCATTCCTCCTCCGTGACTAGTGGGATAAATTTGGGGAGAGAAATAGGAAATTTTAGAACTTTCCATGTCACTGCTGACTGACTACATGACACAAAGTCTTCAACTATGTCCTTTATAGGCACTACAGTATTtacattactttttctttcactttgagAGTTGCTTTGCATTTGTACTCCCCCTTGGCATGGACAGTTCTCACTCATCTCACTATAAAAGAGACTGTCACCAATGCAACAGTGCCAGGAGTGACAATGTTGTCACCAGCAGTTAACAGCTTTGGTGTTCTGCCTTGCAGATTCTGAGGACTGACATTTAGTTCTGATTGGAATGTTCATCACAAGGAAGTTGTTCATGAGGCAATTTTTCATCTCAGAGAAAGCCTTAAGCAGGACTGAAGATCAGGTTGGATACCCAATCTGTAATACAGATCCTTGACATTTTCATTTACTCTCTAGTGGATCTAGAGAGGTACTTACATGAGGTCCTGCTGCCCTCCTTCCAACAAGCACCGGTAGGTCTGGATCTCCTGCTCCAGGCGGCACTTGACGTCCAGTAAGGTCTTGTACTCTTGGTTCTGGCACTCTATTTCTGCTCTTATTTCAGCCAACTGCTGCTCCACGCACGTGATCTGGTTCTGTAACTCACCGAGGAGGGTGTTGTACTGGCACTCAGTTTCAGCCAGAGATGATTCCAAGTTATTTCTCTGataagataaggaaaaaaacaacaatcaTTTAAGTGTCACCCTCCAATCCAAAAATGAACGAGCCACTCACCACCATTGCGCTGGCTGGTGGGTTTTGCTGTTCGTGCTAAGAAACCCAGCAGTGaccagctggagctgtcagctCATCACCTACCTGGCTGAGCTGAGCTTGGAGATCGATTTCCAGGGTTTGCAATTGGCGTCTCAGTTCAGTCACCTGGTTGTTGCACGTCTCCACCTCCTGACCACTTGTAATAACCTCCCGATTCACCTCCTCAATCTGAAATCACCAATGCAAGATAAAGAGCTTCATGGGGACATCTGGGTATGCTGGACTTGCTTTTATAGGAGCAGAACACGATGAGTGTTCAGCAAAAGGAAACAGGGAACAGGGCAGGTTCTCTGTGCACAGGGTGTTCTccaccagctcctctgctcaTTCGTTTTACAAATCCCATTAACCTCGTGGCTATTAAATCTCTTTAATCCAAATGTGGAATATCTGTGTTCCAACAACACACCACAAGGCCTTGTGGcaaatgctgctgttccaggTGGGACATAACAAACTGGTCAGACAGGCCTGTGGCTCCTGTAACACAGGGCATAATGAGTGCTGCTCTCGGGCTTCACTGGGAAGGAAGAACTGCTTATTGTCTCCATGTCTGGTCTCTGAAAGGCTCCTGGGCTCGGGGTTGTGTGTGTCAGTCTGGTTTGCAGCACAGGTGTATCACTTACCTTGCACTCGTACCAATCCTCGACTTCCTTGCGGTTGCGCGCTATCAGTGTTTCATACTGGCATCTCAAATCCTCTAAGATTTGCCTGAGATCTGGTCCTGGGCAGGCATTGACCTCCACACTCACGTCTCCAGTTGATTGTTTCCTCAGGCAACTCATCTCCTGGAAATAAATCCCAGATCAGATCATACTGGCTTTTGGAAGGCAGCAAAGAAGAGCAAAAGTCAGCGGCCAAGAACTGCCCTCCTTGTGAGATTTTCCTCCCTATTGTGGCTGTGCAAGGCACTAGAGGATGGTGCAAATGTTTTCCCAAGGAATCTGTTGgctaatttctttcttcatccactgcagtcagcagcagctttcccccTCTGGCACTCCCAGTGTGGACAtagccccaggagcagcactgcccccGCCAGAGCTCCCCTCCCTTCTGAGGCAGAGTGGTCTGAGCTCTGGAAAGTTTGGTGGGAAAGCTGTGGCCTGAAAGTGGACAATCTTTTAAATTCCGAGCACAGTGGCAATGTTTTCTGCCAGGGCCGTGATGATCGTAAGGTCTGGGCAGGACCTACCTCCTCATGGTTCTTcttcaggc
Encoded proteins:
- the LOC136372225 gene encoding keratin, type I cytoskeletal 15-like, yielding MSCGSKQPLKSCLRGSSSGGGGGGSSRSSASSMTVTSRTSGGGRSSGSSCGGGSSRSSYGGGGGGSGRCSSYGGGMSSSSCGGRLGGGCYGGGMGHSSMGTGFRSGGSGFGGGYGGGFGGGGAGFCGGSFGSGGFYGGNVGILSNDEKLTMQSLNERLASYMETVRNLEKENAQLEQLIREWYQKQGPIGPKDYSHYYEKIEELQKQIVAAAVDTHKVLLDLDNTRMTAEDFRIKYEMESGLRQNVEGDLNSLRPLLDNLTLTRSDLEMQFESLKEEIIDLKKNHEEEMKQLQSQSNGDVNVEINTAPGEDLLKKLNEMRQEYEAIIQKNRAEVEKWYESKMEEVSQQVHSSTQEIESSNHQISVLRREFQSLEIELQSQISQVDSLQSNLEDTERRYNMQLQQIQGMIGPLEEELASIRCEMESQNEEYKMLLGIKTRLEQEIQQYRSLLQEGAQDISTSQGGAGGGSSGGGGHGGSSGSHGGRGSCWSSGGGSSGGKSGGSYGRSSSSESGGGGSGGKTGGGTCGKTSGGGGGSGGGGGKSCLSLSSSSQSQHGESSESPGSAENMKLCLEGNKTLERGATMEEVSEAIKKIRQGSFRKVEE